One Myxococcota bacterium genomic region harbors:
- a CDS encoding VOC family protein has protein sequence MHLRGLVHVNINCSDFERSRAFYEALGFERFLDVPERNSPAVEAAVGLPDYRVRGGLLRLRGAKPPLVIDLLEWRSPSDAEPPYARLNHLGIARLAIATSDLDADVAALRARGVELLSEPATVEWEGRAHSRFVCFKDPDGTVLELVQDVSPG, from the coding sequence ATGCATCTCCGCGGCCTCGTCCACGTCAACATCAACTGCAGCGACTTCGAGCGCTCCCGCGCGTTCTACGAAGCGCTCGGCTTCGAACGCTTCCTCGACGTACCGGAACGCAACTCGCCCGCGGTCGAAGCGGCGGTCGGGCTGCCCGACTACCGGGTGCGCGGTGGTCTCTTGCGCCTGCGCGGCGCGAAGCCTCCGCTCGTCATCGACCTCCTCGAATGGAGGTCGCCGTCGGACGCCGAGCCTCCCTACGCCCGCTTGAACCACCTCGGCATCGCGCGCCTCGCGATCGCGACCAGCGACCTCGACGCCGACGTCGCCGCGCTGCGCGCGCGGGGGGTCGAGCTGCTCTCGGAGCCCGCCACCGTCGAATGGGAGGGCCGGGCCCACTCGCGCTTCGTCTGCTTCAAGGATCCGGATGGCACGGTGCTCGAGCTGGTGCAGGACGTCTCGCCGGGGTGA
- a CDS encoding thrombospondin type 3 repeat-containing protein has protein sequence MSWCAAFAANGQPYEITRMITDHERPYIYALAPTGGIFNRAAVLFINTDTGEIEDSVDLSYPGGTDMAIHYDAEWLMIAQPSGWISRVRLGPNPGSAGAQRVDDVFRVDAGERRTYYETSPSFSFARAFIARTDARTVIRQLTQVEERGDAAVDPTGRFYYHSDENVPDAKVIKLNVESDRSTLVAESAVRGPGGENLVLSADGSRLFWHGVVYDEDLNELRELGEEIYATSLRGSLAFGAQNVYDTRTGEVAYTLPVETTVMAVSNDQSTLYYFDPTTGSVETIPIADIAEVPPAGLDPRPAPDSGVLPSLSALRWERSPLATRYRVYFGTDPDALPWVANTEDTEWSLPAPLDPGRTYYWRIDIDSISGHLTGDIWSFDTSWVSMAPDALVLTSPTTIAPPPQQVAVTSLDPQIGWNFVGAPEWVDVTPVAGAVPGAVTITFDTVGLPAGAYRDFVRFAAGGVEFGLPIELELFDLELVKMVADPERPYVYALHRGSGHGAPGRLLFLRTDTGDVEKTLDVGTNPTDLAVHTGEGRLYITNQGTPLTRVVDLATQAELEPFSLGTDVASVSAGRPGRLYFEGDRSSVTDIRSVDTTNGELGPLIQRHVRVGDAATGPTGDFYYHADGSGSSAELTKYDVRTDRAMEVASARQPVGSSNLVISADGTRLFWQGAIYDADLNELDFLGEEIYAASPRGNLAVTEEQVLDLRSGEPVFDLPVPTTVSAFGGDLANLYVFDPVAHAIDAIPVASIASVPGPGFNPHPAGAGLEVLPLPQLRWATRPAAVAYRVYFGSDPGALSLVGETSETAIDLPPPLVPGQTYYWQIEEVRYSGVVASPVWSFATAPVRVEPDALRTTAIPGLPAVVRRVALSAPDPQIGWSVSENLSWLSVAPSSGGVPETLELVFDPNGLALGEYAGTLDFSSGGVSFSIPVSLSVVELEITQLLADPDRPVVYGLQRGSEAPESALLLLLDPTTGEASEVLAIGSNATDMTLQREEGRLYVSNFGSDATQVVDLELREVLAPLRLGPGVFRLNAGRPGRLYFHDDGPSSTVQPSIADTQTGSVVGSVGFFPRGDAEVDPSGSDYYHAEFTLSRADLIRYDIRTDIPRIAGALRRDGAFGALVLTRDGSRLYWGSRAYDRDLEEQVEFGEPIYSASGRGELAVADVRVFNGRSGAPLFDLPVRTQIHAVHDARATLLYFDAQRKTIESIPVDAIAPAPVPSSTPSPPDGSSQALPLTRLSWAPLPTAFSYRVFFGTAPDALTLLGEVEGDSIALPDPLEPGQVYYWRVDAVGFTETTPGPVWSLRAAPLVVTPNTVGVRLLTNLPPQMRTLSLSSPDLQLGWSVSENIDWLEVDRSSGAVPSELVLTIDVEGLSAGSYAGELVFSADGSDFVVPVELDLRQMNLTQMATDYQRPFVYALHRGTGETDDAFLLILDDTTAEVETLIPVGTNATDMTVHEAEGRLYVANHGQLETRVVDLENRTLLAPLPLGTDVYTVNAGRAGRLYTEGRRHGTTPIRVFDTSTGIEVDRTSSVRIGDAETDATGRYYFHSDDSLFSSAQIRKYDIQLDEPNLVATSPIRTPGSSNLRVSRSGDRIFWVGSVYDGELVEIGVLGSEVYATTRAGRLAFSEDQLYDVVRETALLPLPFSSAVWAVSRDGERALGFDPATSRPRVYVLDDARLDSDGDALPIQLDNCPYIANADQADLDGDGIGDVCDACPGDAENDLESDGVCGDVDVCPLAFDPDQRDTDQDGAGDACDADDDGDALPDADDNCPQVANSDQADDDADGFGNACDNCIDAPNGTLTLEGLVSRLQSTHPAITALVPDRFDFTEGETGSGISDGGNDMYDWGNRLSTNSWSSLAYQNGSIAERGFGPDGRYTTLKFPGLFALMAEQVSIDSFQISGGLGADGVGEAEAKALPLSDGFTLYLKRVWGAPNPSVNHLILIPTPSGRVEQLASVDTNLDYHELRGLGAIDRLFYLLVSREAGGFLEDADAIAIAEAFLDNLAQSDGDGDGVGNVCDACPDVNNPDQRLQDDDGDGLLNPCDACPLDAENDIDGDGLCADVDNCPLVANPDQADLVHPNGVGDVCDDPDGDGVVDSFDNCVSTANADQADRIHPNGVGDTCDDPDLDGIFDAADNCADLVNPGQANGDSDNRGDLCDSCPSVANPGQDEPAACFEVSTAPTGACVDLRIDLVSGTQPGVIELLPRQFERPERLVFEVLSDTFRTFSDTVTAYLNGQMLFSTTVRPQSNSGCTNIPEIFVVDDPALLAAWNPEGPNRVRMTGVGIWTWYAWVRVRAETSFGESEACLYDAGGERCEDVGICNAGQSLDDFDEEVELDALFQNTLVAEAEIRPEAPQLQVPLDGLAPGPVDLCVRTELPEAFYALDEDGEVFAVDPEAGLVSPVGTLPFAASALTFDPKTRRLMAQGPDGAPWLQAFRVEDAGVGPNLVEPATAFRTIGRFAGDAVVVQGLPPNVSGAFETAVAVDLVTGATTPAASIARIFEEWAYEDDTGIVFGIDAEQQLHRQVPPFRTSNVLIVGPLLPGIETLGVDAAGSLYGGGRGPESGRFYRIDRETGAATLVFTWDEGDIIDLVPIPAGTYRDCTTFAKDQEIGLAINGASCQAPVAQAIVPNEVECTEPGGATVRLEAADTRPGDTVAWYADVGGANERWLGEGAVVDAPLEMGAHVVTLQVTDASGAMASDTVPVEVHDTEPPDLSVVLSPGALWPADGSLVPIAAAVQANDRCGPSSVALLAVMSNEPESMDAGDPSGDVQGVTPGTLDLDFAVRSEVARPATGRRYEVRYRAVDAAGNARENTRFLNVTPAVADDQDGDGIADAIERDVYGTDPLDADSDDDRIPDDVEIARGSDPLQPFSAVAVPGLSLAARALLALALLGWGWRRSRASRLLSAP, from the coding sequence GTGTCGTGGTGCGCCGCGTTCGCCGCCAACGGCCAGCCCTACGAGATCACGCGGATGATCACGGACCACGAACGTCCGTACATCTACGCGTTGGCGCCGACCGGGGGAATCTTCAACCGGGCCGCGGTGTTGTTCATCAACACCGACACGGGAGAGATCGAGGACTCGGTCGACCTTTCGTACCCGGGCGGTACGGACATGGCGATCCACTACGACGCGGAATGGCTCATGATCGCTCAGCCCTCGGGCTGGATCTCGCGGGTTCGGCTCGGGCCGAATCCGGGGAGCGCAGGCGCACAGCGGGTCGACGATGTGTTCCGCGTCGACGCGGGGGAGCGCCGCACCTACTACGAGACGTCGCCGTCCTTCAGCTTCGCGCGCGCGTTCATCGCGAGAACCGACGCCAGGACCGTCATCCGGCAGTTGACCCAGGTCGAGGAGCGCGGGGATGCGGCGGTCGACCCCACCGGCCGCTTCTACTACCACAGCGACGAGAACGTCCCCGACGCCAAGGTGATCAAGCTGAACGTCGAGTCCGACCGCTCGACGCTCGTGGCCGAGAGCGCGGTACGCGGCCCAGGCGGGGAGAATCTCGTCCTCAGCGCCGACGGCAGCCGCCTGTTCTGGCACGGGGTCGTCTACGACGAGGATCTCAACGAGCTCCGGGAACTCGGCGAGGAGATCTACGCGACCAGCCTGCGCGGGAGCCTGGCCTTTGGCGCGCAGAACGTCTACGACACACGAACCGGCGAGGTCGCGTACACGCTGCCCGTCGAGACGACGGTCATGGCCGTCTCGAACGATCAGTCGACGCTCTACTACTTCGACCCCACCACCGGCAGCGTCGAGACGATCCCGATCGCCGACATCGCGGAAGTGCCGCCGGCAGGCCTCGACCCGCGCCCCGCTCCGGACTCGGGGGTCCTTCCCAGTCTGTCGGCGCTCCGCTGGGAAAGAAGCCCGCTCGCGACGAGGTACCGCGTCTACTTCGGCACGGACCCGGACGCACTGCCCTGGGTCGCGAACACCGAGGACACGGAGTGGAGCTTGCCCGCGCCGCTCGATCCCGGACGCACGTACTACTGGCGGATCGATATCGACAGCATCTCGGGCCACCTCACCGGCGACATCTGGTCCTTCGACACCAGCTGGGTCTCGATGGCGCCCGACGCGCTCGTGTTGACGTCGCCGACCACCATCGCGCCTCCACCGCAACAGGTGGCAGTCACGTCCCTCGATCCTCAGATTGGCTGGAACTTCGTGGGAGCGCCGGAGTGGGTCGACGTCACGCCGGTCGCGGGCGCCGTGCCGGGCGCCGTCACGATCACGTTCGACACCGTCGGGCTACCCGCCGGGGCATATCGCGATTTCGTCCGCTTCGCGGCCGGAGGGGTGGAGTTCGGCCTGCCGATCGAGCTCGAGCTCTTCGACCTCGAGCTCGTGAAGATGGTCGCGGATCCCGAGCGGCCCTACGTCTACGCGCTCCACCGCGGCAGCGGACACGGGGCTCCTGGGCGGCTGCTCTTCCTCCGCACCGACACGGGCGACGTCGAGAAGACCCTCGATGTGGGCACGAACCCCACCGATCTCGCGGTTCACACGGGAGAAGGGCGCCTCTACATCACCAACCAGGGCACGCCGCTGACCCGGGTGGTGGACCTCGCCACGCAAGCAGAACTCGAGCCGTTCTCCTTGGGGACCGACGTTGCCTCCGTCAGCGCGGGGCGTCCGGGCCGTCTCTACTTCGAGGGGGACCGCAGCAGCGTCACCGACATCCGAAGCGTCGATACCACGAATGGCGAGCTCGGCCCGTTGATCCAGCGGCACGTGCGCGTCGGCGACGCCGCCACGGGCCCGACCGGGGACTTCTACTACCACGCCGACGGCAGCGGCTCGAGTGCCGAGCTCACGAAGTACGACGTGCGCACCGACCGCGCGATGGAAGTCGCGAGCGCGCGCCAGCCCGTCGGATCGTCCAACCTCGTGATCAGCGCCGACGGCACGCGGCTCTTCTGGCAAGGGGCGATCTACGACGCCGATCTGAACGAGCTCGACTTCCTCGGGGAAGAGATCTACGCGGCGAGCCCGCGCGGCAATCTCGCCGTGACCGAAGAGCAGGTGCTCGATCTCCGCAGCGGGGAACCGGTCTTCGATCTCCCCGTTCCGACGACGGTGTCCGCCTTCGGCGGCGACCTCGCGAACCTCTACGTCTTCGATCCGGTCGCCCACGCGATCGACGCCATCCCGGTGGCCTCGATCGCTTCGGTTCCCGGGCCTGGGTTCAATCCGCACCCCGCCGGCGCGGGCCTCGAGGTCCTTCCGCTGCCGCAGCTTCGCTGGGCCACGCGCCCCGCGGCCGTGGCGTACCGCGTCTACTTCGGCAGCGACCCCGGCGCCCTCTCACTCGTCGGCGAGACCAGCGAGACGGCGATCGATCTGCCACCACCCCTGGTTCCGGGGCAGACCTACTACTGGCAGATCGAGGAGGTGCGCTACTCGGGGGTCGTGGCGAGTCCGGTCTGGAGCTTCGCGACGGCGCCGGTTCGGGTCGAACCCGACGCACTCCGGACCACGGCCATCCCGGGGCTGCCCGCGGTCGTCCGTCGCGTCGCCCTCTCGGCGCCGGATCCGCAAATCGGCTGGAGCGTGAGCGAGAACCTGAGCTGGCTCTCGGTCGCGCCTTCGAGCGGGGGCGTCCCCGAAACGCTCGAGCTCGTCTTCGATCCCAACGGCCTAGCCCTGGGCGAGTACGCGGGAACGTTGGATTTCTCCTCGGGGGGTGTCTCCTTCTCGATTCCGGTCTCGCTCTCCGTCGTCGAGTTGGAGATCACCCAGCTGCTCGCCGACCCGGATCGCCCCGTGGTGTATGGGCTCCAACGCGGTTCCGAAGCGCCGGAGAGTGCCTTGCTGCTCCTCCTCGATCCGACGACAGGCGAGGCGAGCGAGGTGCTCGCGATTGGGTCGAACGCGACGGACATGACCTTGCAGCGAGAAGAGGGACGCCTCTACGTCAGCAACTTCGGGAGCGACGCGACGCAGGTCGTGGACCTCGAGCTCCGCGAGGTGCTCGCGCCACTGCGCCTCGGACCGGGTGTCTTCCGGCTCAACGCCGGGCGACCGGGGCGCCTCTACTTCCACGATGACGGACCGTCGTCGACGGTCCAACCCTCGATCGCCGATACCCAGACGGGCAGCGTGGTGGGCAGCGTCGGCTTCTTTCCGCGCGGCGACGCCGAAGTCGACCCCAGCGGCAGCGACTACTACCACGCAGAGTTCACCCTGAGCCGGGCCGACCTGATCCGGTACGACATTCGGACCGATATCCCGCGCATCGCCGGCGCCCTGCGGCGCGACGGCGCCTTCGGGGCGCTCGTGCTCACCCGTGACGGCAGCCGCCTCTACTGGGGGAGTCGGGCCTACGACCGGGATCTCGAAGAGCAGGTCGAGTTCGGCGAGCCGATCTACTCGGCCAGCGGACGCGGTGAACTGGCCGTGGCCGACGTTCGGGTCTTCAACGGGCGCAGCGGCGCACCCCTCTTCGATCTGCCGGTACGAACGCAGATCCACGCCGTCCATGACGCGAGGGCGACGCTCCTCTACTTCGACGCCCAGCGGAAAACGATCGAGTCGATTCCGGTGGACGCGATCGCACCCGCGCCGGTCCCGAGCTCCACGCCTTCCCCACCGGACGGCAGCAGCCAGGCGCTCCCCCTGACCCGCCTTTCGTGGGCACCGCTGCCCACGGCGTTCTCGTACCGCGTGTTCTTCGGGACCGCGCCCGATGCCCTGACCCTGCTGGGCGAAGTCGAAGGCGACTCCATCGCGCTCCCCGACCCGCTCGAGCCCGGCCAGGTCTACTACTGGCGTGTCGACGCGGTGGGTTTCACCGAGACGACTCCGGGCCCGGTGTGGAGTCTGCGCGCGGCGCCCCTGGTGGTCACGCCCAACACGGTCGGGGTTCGTCTCCTCACGAACCTGCCGCCCCAGATGCGAACGCTCTCCCTGTCGTCCCCAGATCTGCAGCTCGGCTGGAGCGTTTCGGAGAACATCGACTGGCTCGAGGTCGATCGCAGCTCCGGCGCCGTGCCTTCCGAGCTCGTCCTGACCATCGACGTGGAGGGTCTCTCCGCCGGGAGCTACGCGGGCGAGCTCGTCTTTTCGGCGGATGGCTCCGACTTCGTCGTTCCGGTCGAGCTCGACCTGCGCCAGATGAACCTCACCCAGATGGCGACCGACTACCAGCGGCCCTTCGTGTACGCGCTGCATCGGGGAACGGGCGAGACCGACGACGCCTTCCTGTTGATCCTCGACGACACGACGGCCGAGGTGGAGACACTCATCCCGGTCGGCACGAACGCCACCGATATGACGGTGCACGAAGCCGAAGGCCGTCTCTACGTCGCGAATCACGGACAACTCGAGACGCGGGTGGTCGATCTCGAGAACCGGACGCTGCTCGCTCCACTCCCCCTCGGCACCGACGTCTACACGGTGAACGCCGGTCGGGCGGGGCGTCTCTACACCGAAGGACGGAGACACGGGACCACGCCCATCCGCGTCTTCGATACCAGCACGGGGATCGAAGTCGATCGCACCAGCAGCGTACGGATCGGCGACGCGGAGACCGACGCGACCGGCCGGTACTACTTCCACAGCGACGATTCGCTGTTCTCCTCGGCCCAGATCCGCAAGTACGACATCCAGCTCGACGAACCAAACCTGGTGGCGACGAGCCCGATCCGGACTCCCGGCTCGTCGAACCTGCGGGTGAGCCGGTCGGGCGATCGGATCTTCTGGGTGGGAAGCGTCTACGACGGCGAGCTCGTCGAGATTGGGGTACTCGGGAGCGAGGTCTACGCGACGACGCGCGCGGGTCGGCTCGCGTTCTCCGAGGATCAGCTCTACGACGTCGTTCGGGAAACCGCGCTGCTTCCTCTTCCCTTCTCGAGCGCGGTGTGGGCCGTTTCGCGCGACGGTGAACGGGCGCTGGGCTTCGACCCCGCGACTTCCCGGCCGCGCGTCTACGTCCTCGACGATGCGCGGCTGGACTCGGACGGCGACGCGCTGCCCATTCAACTCGACAACTGTCCCTACATCGCAAACGCGGACCAGGCCGATCTCGACGGGGATGGGATCGGAGACGTGTGCGACGCGTGCCCGGGCGACGCCGAGAACGATCTCGAGTCCGACGGCGTGTGCGGCGACGTCGACGTCTGCCCGCTGGCCTTCGACCCGGACCAGCGAGACACGGACCAGGACGGCGCCGGGGACGCGTGCGACGCCGACGACGACGGCGATGCGCTGCCTGATGCGGACGACAACTGCCCGCAGGTGGCCAACTCGGACCAGGCCGACGATGACGCTGACGGCTTTGGAAACGCGTGCGACAACTGCATCGACGCACCGAACGGAACGCTCACGCTCGAAGGCCTCGTGAGTCGGCTTCAGTCGACCCACCCCGCGATCACGGCGTTGGTGCCGGACCGCTTCGACTTCACGGAAGGCGAGACGGGTTCGGGGATCTCCGACGGCGGCAACGACATGTACGACTGGGGCAACCGGCTGTCGACGAACAGCTGGAGCTCGCTCGCCTACCAGAACGGGAGCATCGCCGAGCGCGGCTTCGGGCCGGACGGTCGTTACACCACGCTGAAGTTCCCGGGCCTCTTCGCCCTGATGGCCGAACAGGTGTCGATCGACTCGTTCCAGATTTCGGGCGGGCTCGGCGCGGATGGCGTCGGAGAGGCTGAGGCGAAGGCGCTGCCCCTCTCGGACGGGTTCACGCTCTACTTGAAGCGGGTCTGGGGCGCTCCGAATCCTTCGGTCAACCACCTCATCCTGATTCCGACGCCGTCCGGGCGGGTGGAGCAGCTGGCGTCCGTGGACACGAACCTGGACTACCACGAGCTGCGCGGGCTCGGGGCGATCGATCGGCTGTTCTACCTGCTGGTCTCTCGCGAGGCCGGCGGCTTCCTGGAAGATGCCGACGCGATCGCCATCGCCGAAGCCTTCCTCGACAACCTCGCCCAGTCCGACGGCGATGGCGACGGGGTCGGCAACGTCTGCGACGCGTGCCCCGACGTGAACAACCCGGACCAACGTCTCCAGGACGACGACGGGGACGGGCTGCTCAACCCCTGCGACGCCTGTCCCCTCGACGCGGAGAACGACATCGACGGCGACGGGCTTTGCGCCGACGTCGACAACTGTCCCTTGGTCGCGAACCCGGACCAGGCGGACCTGGTCCACCCCAACGGGGTTGGCGACGTCTGCGACGATCCGGACGGCGATGGTGTCGTCGACAGCTTCGACAACTGCGTGTCGACGGCGAATGCCGATCAGGCGGACCGGATCCATCCGAACGGCGTCGGCGACACCTGCGACGATCCGGACCTCGACGGCATCTTCGATGCGGCGGACAACTGCGCCGATTTGGTGAACCCGGGCCAGGCGAACGGCGACAGCGACAACCGCGGGGACCTCTGCGATTCCTGCCCGTCGGTTGCGAATCCGGGTCAAGACGAGCCCGCGGCGTGCTTCGAGGTTTCGACCGCGCCGACCGGGGCCTGCGTCGACCTGCGCATCGATCTCGTGTCGGGCACCCAGCCGGGCGTGATCGAGCTGCTGCCGAGGCAGTTCGAGCGGCCCGAGCGGCTGGTCTTCGAGGTCCTCTCGGACACCTTCCGCACCTTCTCCGACACGGTGACGGCGTACCTGAACGGTCAGATGCTCTTCTCGACGACGGTACGTCCCCAATCGAACAGCGGCTGCACGAACATTCCCGAGATCTTCGTGGTGGATGACCCGGCGCTGCTCGCGGCGTGGAATCCGGAAGGCCCCAACCGCGTCCGTATGACCGGCGTCGGAATCTGGACGTGGTACGCGTGGGTACGCGTGCGGGCAGAGACGTCGTTCGGCGAAAGCGAAGCCTGCCTCTACGACGCGGGCGGCGAGCGCTGTGAGGACGTCGGCATCTGCAACGCGGGCCAGTCGCTGGACGACTTCGACGAGGAAGTCGAGCTGGACGCGCTCTTCCAGAACACGTTGGTGGCGGAAGCGGAGATCCGGCCCGAGGCTCCGCAGCTGCAGGTTCCGCTCGATGGTCTGGCTCCGGGCCCGGTCGATTTGTGCGTCCGCACCGAGTTGCCCGAGGCGTTCTACGCACTGGATGAAGACGGCGAGGTTTTCGCGGTGGATCCCGAAGCGGGCTTGGTGTCGCCCGTTGGCACCCTGCCCTTCGCCGCGTCCGCGCTCACCTTCGATCCGAAGACGCGACGGCTGATGGCGCAGGGCCCGGACGGCGCGCCCTGGCTCCAGGCGTTCCGGGTCGAGGACGCGGGGGTCGGACCGAACCTCGTAGAGCCAGCCACCGCGTTCAGGACGATCGGCCGGTTCGCGGGGGATGCGGTGGTGGTCCAGGGGCTCCCCCCGAACGTCAGCGGCGCCTTCGAAACCGCCGTGGCGGTGGACCTGGTGACGGGCGCTACGACCCCGGCCGCGTCGATCGCACGGATCTTCGAGGAGTGGGCCTACGAAGACGACACCGGGATCGTCTTCGGGATCGACGCGGAGCAGCAGCTCCACCGTCAAGTCCCTCCCTTCCGGACGAGCAACGTCCTCATCGTCGGTCCGTTGCTGCCGGGGATCGAGACCCTCGGCGTCGACGCAGCCGGCTCGCTCTACGGCGGAGGCCGCGGGCCCGAATCCGGCCGCTTCTACCGCATCGATCGCGAGACGGGAGCCGCGACGCTGGTCTTTACCTGGGACGAAGGGGACATCATCGATCTGGTGCCCATTCCGGCGGGCACGTACCGCGACTGCACGACGTTCGCGAAGGACCAGGAGATCGGCCTCGCGATCAATGGCGCGTCGTGCCAGGCCCCGGTGGCTCAGGCGATCGTGCCGAACGAGGTGGAATGCACCGAGCCCGGTGGCGCGACGGTGCGACTCGAAGCGGCCGACACGCGCCCGGGCGACACGGTCGCGTGGTACGCGGACGTCGGGGGCGCGAACGAGCGCTGGCTCGGTGAGGGCGCCGTCGTCGACGCGCCTCTCGAGATGGGTGCTCATGTGGTGACGCTGCAGGTCACGGACGCGTCGGGTGCGATGGCGAGCGACACGGTGCCCGTCGAAGTCCACGACACCGAGCCGCCCGATCTCTCCGTGGTGCTGAGCCCGGGCGCTCTCTGGCCCGCAGACGGTTCGCTGGTGCCGATCGCGGCGGCGGTGCAGGCGAACGATCGTTGCGGCCCGAGCAGCGTCGCGCTGCTTGCGGTGATGAGCAACGAGCCCGAGTCGATGGACGCCGGCGACCCCAGCGGCGATGTACAGGGCGTGACTCCGGGCACGCTGGACCTGGACTTCGCGGTTCGGTCGGAGGTCGCGCGGCCCGCCACGGGTCGCCGCTACGAGGTGCGCTACCGGGCGGTCGACGCGGCCGGGAACGCACGCGAGAACACCCGCTTCTTGAACGTGACGCCGGCGGTGGCCGATGACCAGGACGGTGATGGCATCGCCGACGCGATCGAGCGGGACGTCTACGGCACGGATCCCCTGGACGCCGACAGCGACGACGATCGCATTCCCGACGACGTCGAGATCGCGCGGGGCAGCGATCCGCTGCAGCCGTTCTCGGCGGTGGCCGTGCCTGGGTTGAGCCTCGCCGCGCGGGCCTTGCTGGCGCTGGCCCTCCTCGGTTGGGGGTGGCGGCGGAGCCGCGCGTCGCGTTTGCTTTCGGCACCCTAG
- a CDS encoding SDR family oxidoreductase encodes MSRMEGKVAIVTGAAGGLGAADARLLAAEGARVVVTDIDADGGARVAAGVGGRFVSHDVSDEARWAEVIDGVMRDEGRLDVLVNNAGIAPIADVEHTSTEVWRRTLAVHLDGTFFGCRAAIPAMRESGGGSIVNMSSTAALVGLPPFFAYSAAKGGIRSLTKSVAIHCRQERNGIRCNSVHPGSIDTPMVENALENLRDLKIADAPDREGLRKKLGIGEPDDVAEMVLFLASDASKHVTGAEFVVDNGDTVV; translated from the coding sequence ATGAGTCGAATGGAAGGGAAGGTCGCCATCGTCACCGGCGCCGCCGGGGGGCTTGGCGCAGCCGACGCCAGGCTGCTCGCGGCCGAGGGCGCGCGGGTGGTCGTGACCGACATCGATGCCGACGGCGGCGCCCGGGTGGCGGCGGGCGTTGGCGGCCGCTTCGTCTCCCACGACGTCTCCGACGAGGCACGCTGGGCGGAAGTCATCGACGGGGTGATGCGCGACGAGGGCCGGCTCGACGTGCTGGTGAACAACGCGGGGATCGCCCCGATCGCCGACGTCGAGCACACGAGCACCGAGGTCTGGCGACGCACGTTGGCGGTGCATCTCGACGGCACCTTCTTCGGCTGTCGCGCGGCGATTCCGGCGATGCGCGAGAGCGGCGGTGGCTCGATCGTCAACATGTCGTCGACCGCCGCCCTGGTGGGGCTCCCGCCCTTCTTCGCCTACTCGGCGGCAAAGGGGGGCATCCGCTCGCTCACGAAGTCGGTGGCGATCCACTGCCGGCAGGAGCGCAACGGCATCCGCTGCAACTCGGTGCATCCGGGGAGCATCGACACGCCGATGGTCGAGAACGCGCTCGAGAACCTGCGCGATCTGAAGATCGCGGACGCCCCGGATCGGGAGGGGTTGCGCAAGAAGCTGGGCATCGGCGAACCCGACGACGTGGCCGAGATGGTGCTGTTCCTGGCTTCGGACGCCTCGAAGCACGTGACCGGCGCCGAGTTCGTCGTCGACAACGGCGACACCGTCGTCTAG